The following proteins are co-located in the Apium graveolens cultivar Ventura chromosome 5, ASM990537v1, whole genome shotgun sequence genome:
- the LOC141724502 gene encoding putative flavin-containing monooxygenase 1 isoform X2 yields MAIFSRIGIIGAGISGIAATKQLSQYQPIVFESSNSLGGVWKHCSFRTTKLQTPRCDYEFSDFPWTKRDNSSFPSYQEVLDYLYSYATNFDLLKFVKFNTKVVEIRFVGDREMTGEVGSFIGTGKPVWEVGVQINQSEIMEWYAFEFLVVCTGKYGDEPKVPVFPLNKGPEVFKGKVMHSMDYSKLDHEATVQLVKDKKVAVVGYKKSAIDLAVECAEANQGPEGQACTMVIRTLHWTVPHYSVWGLPFYWFYSTRFSQFLHQRPNQGLLRTILCHFSSPLRQGISKFIESYLAWKLPLQKYGLKPDHPFEEDYASCQMAILPETFFSEADKGKIMFKKALRWWFWEGGIEFEDSNKLEADVVLLSTGFNGKKKVKDILPDLFRSLLESPSGAMPLYRGTIHPFIPNMAFVGYVESVSNLHTAEIRCIWLARLVGGQFKLPSIEKMLEQTTNEREIMRNTTRFYKRNCISTFSINHSDEICEEMGWSSWRKKNWFSEAFSAYNSRDYEQLKEHKA; encoded by the exons ATGGCTATTTTCTCCAGAATTGGTATCATAGGAGCTGGCATTAGCGGCATAGCTGCCACTAAACAGCTCTCCCAGTACCAACCTATTGTTTTCGAGTCCTCAAACTCCCTTGGAGGAGTCTGGAAACATTGCTCTTTCCGCACAACAAAGCTGCAAACTCCTCGTTGTGATTATGAATTCTCAGATTTTCCTTGGACTAAAAGAGATAATTCAAGCTTTCCGTCTTACCAGGAAGTGTTGGATTATCTATATTCTTACGCTACCAACTTTGATTTGTTAAAGTTTGTCAAATTCAACACAAAGGTGGTGGAGATCAGGTTTGTTGGTGATCGTGAAATGACCGGAGAGGTTGGAAGTTTTATTGGTACTGGTAAACCTGTATGGGAAGTTGGTGTCCAGATTAACCAGTCAGAGATTATGGAg TGGTATGCCTTTGAGTTTCTGGTGGTGTGCACCGGGAAATATGGCGACGAACCAAAAGTACCGGTTTTTCCTCTAAACAAAGGGCCGGAAGTATTTAAAGGAAAGGTGATGCACTCCATGGATTACAGCAAACTGGATCACGAAGCCACTGTCCAACTTGTCAAAGACAAGAAGGTTGCTGTTGTTGGTTACAAGAAATCTGCCATTGACTTGGCTGTTGAATGTGCTGAAGCAAATCAAG GTCCAGAAGGTCAAGCGTGCACAATGGTAATAAGGACATTGCACTGGACAGTTCCACATTACTCCGTCTGGGGTTTACCATTTTACTGGTTCTATTCAACTAGATTTTCTCAGTTCCTCCATCAAAGGCCTAATCAAGGCCTCCTCAGGACCATCCTTTGCCATTTTTCATCTCCTCTG AGGCAAGGCATTTCAAAGTTTATCGAGTCCTACTTGGCATGGAAGCTCCCACTGCAGAAGTATGGTTTGAAACCAGATCACCCATTTGAGGAAGATTATGCATCCTGTCAGATGGCCATCTTGCCGGAAACTTTCTTCAGCGAGGCTGACAAGGGAAAGATCATGTTTAAAAAAGCTCTCCGCTGGTGGTTTTGGGAAGGGGGAATAGAATTCGAAGATAGTAATAAGTTAGAAGCTGATGTAGTGCTTCTTTCTACTGGCTTCAATGGCAAGAAAAAGGTAAAAGATATATTACCAGATCTATTCCGTAGTTTATTGGAATCTCCTTCTGGTGCCATGCCATTGTACAG GGGTACAATTCATCCTTTCATTCCAAACATGGCATTTGTGGGTTATGTGGAAAGTGTTTCTAACCTGCATACTGCAGAGATCAGGTGCATATGGCTGGCTCGACTTGTTGGTGGTCAATTTAAGCTGCCAAGCATTGAAAAGATGCTTGAACAAACGACTAATGAGAGGGAAATTATGAGGAACACTACACGATTTTACAAGAGGAACTGCATTTCTACATTCAGCATTAACCATAGTGATGAAATCTGTGAAGAGATGGGATGGAGCTCATGGAGGAAGAAGAATTGGTTTTCTGAAGCATTTAGTGCATATAACAGCCGCGATTATGAACAGCTCAAGGAACACAAAGCATGA
- the LOC141724501 gene encoding respiratory burst oxidase homolog protein E isoform X3 has protein sequence MADSKEFALGVFDVLERRRRHQNEKIGHITKAELHDFWLQITDQSFDARLKIFFDMADSNEDGRITRNEVQELILLSASANKLSKLKERAEEYAALIMEELDPENLGYIELWQLEALLLQRENYMNYSRPLSTASVGWSQNLNAYRAGVLCRLRFKLKCLALENWQRGWILLLWLSAMAGLFVWKFIQYKDKAAFQVMGYCLTTAKGAAETLKLNMALILLPICRNILTFLRSTRARLFIPFDDNINFHKIIAYAIGIGVLIHAGNHMACDFPRLVQSSPEKFALIASDFNNKKPSYKYLLTGVEGITGISMVILLIVAFTLATPHFRKNVLKLPGPLNRLTGFNAFWFSHHLTALVYILLLVHGNFLFLVDKWYQKTTWMYISVPLLLYVAERCLRTCRSEYYSVKLLKVSILPGDVFNIIMSKPSGFKYKSGQYIFLQCPSISPFEWHPFSITSAPGDDYLSIHIRTVGDWTQELKRVFTEDNCSPCVIGRAKFGQHHVDQTGLPRLFVDGPYGAPAQDYQNYDILLLVGLGIGATPFISILRDLINNTRTFEDQTDSNTENSKSEESLSSFASSSMTPNEKRKSQRTRSAHFYWVTREPGSFEWFEGVMNEVAEMDCKGHIEMHNYLTSVYEEGDARSTLITMVQALNHAKHGIDILSGTRVRTHFARPDWKEEFTKIAQKHPFATVGVFYCGMPMLAKELKELSHDLSHKTSTRFEFHKEYF, from the exons CTGATCCTGCTAAGTGCATCAGCAAATAAGCTATCCAAATTAAAAGAGCGGGCAGAGGAATACGCTGCATTGATCATGGAAGAATTAGACCCTGAAAATCTTGGTTACATTGAG TTATGGCAGTTGGAAGCTTTGCTACTTCAGAGGGAAAACTATATGAACTATAGCAGACCTTTGAGTACAGCTAGTGTAGGCTGGAGCCAAAACTTAAATGCATACAGGGCAGGTGTGCTTTGTCGACTACGATTTAAACTCAAGTGCCTGGCATTAGAGAACTGGCAGAGGGGTTGGATCTTGTTGCTATGGCTGTCAGCCATGGCTGGACTCTTTGTCTGGAAATTTATCCAGTATAAGGACAAGGCTGCATTTCAAGTCATGGGATATTGCCTGACAACTGCTAAAGGGGCAGCTGAAACTCTGAAGCTAAACATGGCACTCATTCTTTTACCGATTTGTAGAAATATACTGACATTTCTCCGGTCTACTAGAGCTAGACTATTCATCCCGTTCGATGACAATATTAATTTTCACAAG ATAATTGCTTATGCTATAGGGATTGGAGTACTTATCCATGCAGGAAACCATATGGCTTGTGATTTTCCCCGTCTGGTCCAATCGTCGCCTGAAAAATTTGCCCTCATAGCCTCAGATTTCAATAACAAAAAGCCTAGCTACAAATACCTTTTGACCGGGGTTGAAGGAATCACTGGGATTTCAATGGTTATCTTATTAATTGTTGCATTCACGCTGGCAACCCCACACTTTCGGAAAAATGTTTTGAAGCTGCCAGGGCCTTTAAATCGATTGACTGGATTTAATGCATTTTGGTTCTCCCATCACCTTACAGCTCTAGTCTACATATTGCTACTAGTCCACGGAAACTTCTTGTTTCTGGTCGACAAATGGTACCAGAAAACA ACATGGATGTACATCTCTGTTCCCCTATTGCTTTATGTGGCAGAGCGATGTCTGAGAACATGTCGATCGGAATATTATTCTGTTAAGCTCTTGAAG GTTTCAATTCTACCAGGAGATGTCTTCAACATAATCATGTCAAAACCAAGCGGCTTTAAGTATAAAAGTGGGCAGTATATATTTCTTCAATGCCCATCAATATCTCCTTTTGAATG GCATCCCTTTTCTATTACTTCAGCACCAGGAGATGACTACCTCAGTATTCACATCCGGACAGTAGGAGATTGGACGCAAGAGCTAAAACGAGTATTTACAGAAGACAACTGCTCGCCATGTGTCATTGGCCGAGCAAAGTTTGGACAACATCATGTGGATCAAACAGG TTTACCCAGGTTGTTCGTAGATGGACCTTATGGTGCTCCAGCCCAAGACTACCAGAACTACGATATTTTACTTCTTGTTGGACTTGGAATTGGAGCAACTCCTTTTATAAGCATTCTCAGAGATCTAATTAACAACACGAGAACATTTGAAGATCAGACG GATTCAAACACTGAAAATAGCAAGTCAGAAGAGAGCCTAAGTAGCTTTGCCTCTTCAAGTATGACCCCAAATGAAAAAAGGAAATCACAGAGGACTAGAAGTGCACATTTCTATTGGGTTACCAGAGAACCTGGCTCCTTCGAGTGGTTTGAAGGAGTAATGAATGAAGTAGCAGAGATGGACTGCAAG GGCCATATTGAGATGCACAATTATCTTACTAGTGTTTATGAAGAGGGTGATGCGAGGTCCACCCTAATAACAATGGTTCAAGCTCTCAACCATGCCAAACATGGTATTGATATCCTCTCGGGAACCAGG GTGAGGACACACTTTGCAAGGCCAGATTGGAAAGAGGAATTTACAAAAATAGCTCAGAAGCATCCTTTTGCGACAGTAG GTGTGTTTTACTGTGGAATGCCTATGCTTGCTAAAGAACTGAAGGAGTTGTCACATGACTTAAGTCACAAGACATCGACACGCTTCGAGTTTCACAAAGAATACTTCTAA
- the LOC141724503 gene encoding peroxiredoxin Q, chloroplastic: MASATAASASLSLSKHTLLASSLSTHSPKQHSSLFLTKSSSHSQIYGLKISHSSSHSTPYFSTKIFTISAKVNKGTVPPAFTLKDQDGKNVSLSKFKGKPVVVYFYPADETPGCTKQACAFRDSYEKFKKAGAEVVGISGDDTSSHKAFAKKYRLPFTLLSDEGNKVRKDWGVPSDLFGTLPGRQTYVLDKSGKVQLIYNNQFQPEKHIDETLKLLQSL; encoded by the exons ATGGCTTCTGCTACTGCTGCTTCAGCATCTTTATCTCTATCTAAACACACTCTTCTTGCTTCTTCACTCTCCACTCATTCCCCTAAACAACACTCTTCTCTTTTTCTTACCAAATCATCATCACATTCTCAAATTTATGGCCTCAAAATCTCACATTCCTCTTCACACTCAACCCCTTATTTCTCAACCAAGATTTTTACCATTTCTGCAAAG GTGAATAAAGGGACAGTTCCTCCAGCATTTACACTGAAAGATCAAGATGGCAAAAATGTCAGTCTTTCGAAATTTAAAGGCAAGCCTGTTGTTGTTTATTTCTACCCTGCTGATGAAACCCCTGGCTGCACCAAACAG GCATGTGCTTTCAGAGATTCTTATGAGAAATTTAAGAAAGCAGGCGCTGAGGTTGTTGGGATCAGTGGTGACGATACCTCTTCACATAAG GCATTTGCAAAGAAGTACAGACTTCCATTTACATTGCTGAGTGATGAGGGTAACAAGGTCAGAAAAGATTGGGGTGTGCCATCTGATCTGTTTGGTACATTGCCTGGACGACAGACATATGTCCTTGACAAATCTGGAAAGGTTCAGCTCATCTACAATAACCAGTTTCAACCTGAAAAACATATTGATGAGACATTAAAGCTGCTTCAAAGTCTTTGA
- the LOC141724502 gene encoding putative flavin-containing monooxygenase 1 isoform X1 — protein MAIFSRIGIIGAGISGIAATKQLSQYQPIVFESSNSLGGVWKHCSFRTTKLQTPRCDYEFSDFPWTKRDNSSFPSYQEVLDYLYSYATNFDLLKFVKFNTKVVEIRFVGDREMTGEVGSFIGTGKPVWEVGVQINQSEIMEWYAFEFLVVCTGKYGDEPKVPVFPLNKGPEVFKGKVMHSMDYSKLDHEATVQLVKDKKVAVVGYKKSAIDLAVECAEANQGPEGQACTMVIRTLHWTVPHYSVWGLPFYWFYSTRFSQFLHQRPNQGLLRTILCHFSSPLRQGISKFIESYLAWKLPLQKYGLKPDHPFEEDYASCQMAILPETFFSEADKGKIMFKKALRWWFWEGGIEFEDSNKLEADVVLLSTGFNGKKKVKDILPDLFRSLLESPSGAMPLYRYENISHEGIKFFPSYLSFTHDPLWINFFPRNRGTIHPFIPNMAFVGYVESVSNLHTAEIRCIWLARLVGGQFKLPSIEKMLEQTTNEREIMRNTTRFYKRNCISTFSINHSDEICEEMGWSSWRKKNWFSEAFSAYNSRDYEQLKEHKA, from the exons ATGGCTATTTTCTCCAGAATTGGTATCATAGGAGCTGGCATTAGCGGCATAGCTGCCACTAAACAGCTCTCCCAGTACCAACCTATTGTTTTCGAGTCCTCAAACTCCCTTGGAGGAGTCTGGAAACATTGCTCTTTCCGCACAACAAAGCTGCAAACTCCTCGTTGTGATTATGAATTCTCAGATTTTCCTTGGACTAAAAGAGATAATTCAAGCTTTCCGTCTTACCAGGAAGTGTTGGATTATCTATATTCTTACGCTACCAACTTTGATTTGTTAAAGTTTGTCAAATTCAACACAAAGGTGGTGGAGATCAGGTTTGTTGGTGATCGTGAAATGACCGGAGAGGTTGGAAGTTTTATTGGTACTGGTAAACCTGTATGGGAAGTTGGTGTCCAGATTAACCAGTCAGAGATTATGGAg TGGTATGCCTTTGAGTTTCTGGTGGTGTGCACCGGGAAATATGGCGACGAACCAAAAGTACCGGTTTTTCCTCTAAACAAAGGGCCGGAAGTATTTAAAGGAAAGGTGATGCACTCCATGGATTACAGCAAACTGGATCACGAAGCCACTGTCCAACTTGTCAAAGACAAGAAGGTTGCTGTTGTTGGTTACAAGAAATCTGCCATTGACTTGGCTGTTGAATGTGCTGAAGCAAATCAAG GTCCAGAAGGTCAAGCGTGCACAATGGTAATAAGGACATTGCACTGGACAGTTCCACATTACTCCGTCTGGGGTTTACCATTTTACTGGTTCTATTCAACTAGATTTTCTCAGTTCCTCCATCAAAGGCCTAATCAAGGCCTCCTCAGGACCATCCTTTGCCATTTTTCATCTCCTCTG AGGCAAGGCATTTCAAAGTTTATCGAGTCCTACTTGGCATGGAAGCTCCCACTGCAGAAGTATGGTTTGAAACCAGATCACCCATTTGAGGAAGATTATGCATCCTGTCAGATGGCCATCTTGCCGGAAACTTTCTTCAGCGAGGCTGACAAGGGAAAGATCATGTTTAAAAAAGCTCTCCGCTGGTGGTTTTGGGAAGGGGGAATAGAATTCGAAGATAGTAATAAGTTAGAAGCTGATGTAGTGCTTCTTTCTACTGGCTTCAATGGCAAGAAAAAGGTAAAAGATATATTACCAGATCTATTCCGTAGTTTATTGGAATCTCCTTCTGGTGCCATGCCATTGTACAGGTACGAAAATATTTCACATGAAGGCATCAAGTTTTTCCCATCATATTTGAGTTTTACACATGACCCACTCTGGATTAATTTCTTTCCACGTAACAGGGGTACAATTCATCCTTTCATTCCAAACATGGCATTTGTGGGTTATGTGGAAAGTGTTTCTAACCTGCATACTGCAGAGATCAGGTGCATATGGCTGGCTCGACTTGTTGGTGGTCAATTTAAGCTGCCAAGCATTGAAAAGATGCTTGAACAAACGACTAATGAGAGGGAAATTATGAGGAACACTACACGATTTTACAAGAGGAACTGCATTTCTACATTCAGCATTAACCATAGTGATGAAATCTGTGAAGAGATGGGATGGAGCTCATGGAGGAAGAAGAATTGGTTTTCTGAAGCATTTAGTGCATATAACAGCCGCGATTATGAACAGCTCAAGGAACACAAAGCATGA